In Acholeplasma equirhinis, the following proteins share a genomic window:
- the infA gene encoding translation initiation factor IF-1: MAREDLIEVEAKVIEVLPNTKFKVELDNGHIVLAHVSGKIRINNIRILPGDKVTVELSPYDLTRGRITYRKK, translated from the coding sequence ATGGCAAGAGAAGATTTAATTGAAGTAGAAGCTAAAGTCATTGAAGTACTACCCAATACGAAATTTAAAGTTGAACTTGACAATGGACATATCGTCCTAGCGCATGTTTCTGGTAAAATCCGTATTAACAACATACGCATTTTACCTGGTGATAAAGTAACAGTTGAATTATCACCATATGATTTAACCCGCGGAAGAATCACATACCGCAAGAAATAA
- the rpsC gene encoding 30S ribosomal protein S3 — MGQKTNPNGLRLGIIRTWESKWYASKNDVPALVKEDALIREFLSDSFKKAGVAQIEIERVKVKNKERITIKLHVAKPGIALGKEAADKNKAVDTLQYLTKKEIVLNIVEVRRPEKVAVLVAQSIADQLEQRASFRRAQKFAISRALKSGAKGIRTLVSGRLGGAEIARSEGYSEGRVPLHTLRADVDYATAEAKTTYGILGIKVWIYHGEVLPGQTILDTRKPFEADQPRRDRRPNNNNKNDRRPKQNERMED; from the coding sequence ATGGGACAAAAAACCAATCCAAATGGCTTACGTTTAGGTATCATCCGCACTTGGGAATCTAAGTGGTATGCATCTAAAAACGATGTGCCAGCATTAGTAAAAGAAGATGCGTTAATTCGTGAGTTCCTATCTGACAGCTTCAAAAAAGCTGGTGTTGCTCAAATTGAAATTGAACGCGTTAAAGTTAAAAACAAAGAACGTATTACAATCAAATTACATGTTGCTAAACCTGGTATTGCATTAGGTAAAGAAGCAGCAGATAAAAACAAGGCAGTTGATACTTTACAATATTTAACTAAGAAAGAAATCGTGTTAAACATTGTTGAAGTTAGACGCCCTGAAAAAGTAGCAGTTTTAGTTGCTCAGTCAATTGCTGATCAATTAGAACAACGTGCATCATTCCGTCGTGCACAAAAATTTGCTATTTCACGTGCACTTAAATCTGGCGCTAAAGGTATTAGAACTCTAGTATCTGGTCGTCTAGGTGGCGCTGAAATCGCACGTAGTGAAGGTTATTCAGAAGGTCGCGTGCCTCTGCATACCTTAAGAGCTGACGTTGATTATGCTACAGCAGAAGCTAAGACTACTTATGGTATCTTAGGTATTAAAGTTTGGATTTATCATGGTGAAGTTTTACCAGGACAAACAATTTTAGATACAAGAAAACCGTTTGAAGCTGATCAACCAAGAAGAGATAGACGTCCAAATAATAATAATAAAAACGACAGACGTCCTAAACAAAACGAACGAATGGAGGACTAA
- the secY gene encoding preprotein translocase subunit SecY: protein MRIKNVLANKNVMLRLGVTLLLILVFRIASFIPIPLFNVELFQGQAQWGAGFLGILNSYTGQALSRFSVLSLGISPYITASIAIQLLQMIIPQMKEWQEEGEVGKAKTSRATRWLALFLGLAQALLLILGTGVRGSQIQVGVDSGFFTYLYMALAVTAGTAFAIWIADTITAKGIGNGSSILIGIGVLTSIPVMIGTLSDKYLGTDNAWDVVIYVLILVLYVAILLGVVYMNIAKRKIPISYANRQGGAVRTDSNIPLKINSAGVLPVIFASTLLSVPLSIIGFLESSIDANTQSWIRSIFSYNEPIGFILYVILIVVFSFFYTFMMTNPHKIADNLSKSNAYIPGVRPGDDTKNYIARILFKVTVVGTVYLVVLAALPIITAWVFGFAGQEAANITLGGTGLLIVVGVAADTTSQLEAQANQETYQGLF, encoded by the coding sequence ATGCGCATTAAGAATGTATTAGCAAACAAAAATGTAATGTTACGTTTAGGCGTTACATTACTGTTAATCTTAGTATTTAGAATCGCAAGCTTTATTCCAATTCCACTTTTCAATGTTGAACTTTTCCAAGGACAAGCACAGTGGGGCGCAGGATTCTTAGGTATTTTAAATAGCTATACAGGACAAGCACTCTCACGTTTCTCAGTGTTATCACTTGGGATTTCACCATACATCACAGCATCTATCGCTATTCAATTATTACAAATGATCATTCCTCAAATGAAGGAATGGCAAGAAGAAGGCGAAGTTGGTAAAGCTAAAACATCAAGAGCAACTAGATGGTTAGCATTATTCTTAGGTTTAGCACAAGCTTTACTTCTAATTTTAGGAACTGGTGTCCGCGGATCACAAATTCAAGTGGGCGTTGACTCTGGATTCTTCACTTACCTTTATATGGCACTAGCAGTTACTGCTGGTACTGCATTTGCTATTTGGATTGCAGATACAATTACCGCTAAAGGTATTGGTAACGGTTCATCTATCTTAATTGGTATCGGTGTGTTAACATCAATTCCAGTTATGATTGGTACATTAAGTGACAAATACTTAGGTACTGATAACGCATGGGATGTTGTAATTTATGTACTCATCTTAGTGTTATATGTTGCAATCTTACTAGGCGTTGTGTATATGAACATTGCGAAAAGAAAAATTCCTATTTCATATGCAAACCGTCAAGGTGGTGCAGTTAGAACTGATTCAAATATCCCATTAAAGATCAATTCTGCTGGGGTATTACCAGTTATCTTTGCATCAACTTTATTATCAGTTCCACTTTCAATTATTGGATTCTTAGAAAGTTCAATCGATGCGAATACACAATCATGGATTCGTTCAATCTTCTCATATAATGAGCCAATTGGATTTATCCTTTACGTGATCTTAATCGTCGTATTCTCATTCTTCTATACTTTCATGATGACAAACCCACACAAAATTGCTGATAACTTATCAAAATCAAATGCTTATATTCCAGGGGTTCGCCCAGGGGATGATACTAAGAACTACATCGCACGTATCCTATTCAAAGTTACAGTTGTTGGTACAGTTTACTTAGTTGTACTTGCAGCACTACCAATTATTACTGCATGGGTATTTGGTTTCGCTGGTCAAGAAGCAGCAAATATCACTTTAGGTGGTACAGGGTTATTAATCGTTGTTGGTGTTGCAGCTGATACTACTTCACAACTTGAAGCTCAAGCAAATCAAGAAACATATCAAGGATTATTTTAA
- the rpmD gene encoding 50S ribosomal protein L30, with translation MAYEITLKKSLIGRRPNQIKTAHALGLKKIGNIVIKEKNDAVDGMIKTIGHLVEVKEI, from the coding sequence ATGGCATACGAAATTACATTAAAAAAATCATTAATTGGTAGACGTCCAAACCAAATTAAAACCGCTCACGCTTTAGGTTTAAAGAAAATTGGAAATATCGTTATTAAAGAAAAAAATGACGCAGTAGACGGAATGATCAAGACAATTGGTCATCTAGTTGAAGTAAAAGAAATTTAA
- the rpsQ gene encoding 30S ribosomal protein S17, with translation MERVNNKKVYTGKVVSDKRDKTITVLVETHKKHPLYGKRVRSLKKFHAHDENNEAKMGDIVEIIESRPLSALKRFRLVRVVSKTEEIV, from the coding sequence ATGGAAAGAGTAAATAACAAGAAAGTTTATACTGGAAAAGTTGTATCTGACAAACGTGACAAAACAATTACTGTTTTAGTAGAAACTCACAAAAAGCATCCACTATATGGTAAACGTGTACGTTCATTAAAGAAGTTCCATGCGCATGATGAAAACAACGAAGCTAAAATGGGCGACATTGTAGAAATCATCGAATCAAGACCACTTTCAGCTTTAAAACGTTTCCGTTTAGTTAGAGTGGTTTCAAAAACTGAAGAGATTGTATAA
- the rpsS gene encoding 30S ribosomal protein S19, producing MARSLKKGPFVDQHLLDKVLKQAKANDKKVIQTWSRRSTIFPEFIGFTIAVYNGREHVPVYITEDMVGHKLGEFAPTRTFYGHKKDDKKVSKR from the coding sequence ATGGCACGTTCACTTAAAAAAGGACCTTTCGTAGATCAACATTTATTAGATAAGGTTTTAAAACAAGCTAAAGCAAACGACAAAAAAGTAATTCAAACTTGGAGCAGACGTTCAACAATCTTCCCTGAGTTTATCGGTTTCACAATTGCTGTCTATAACGGACGCGAACACGTTCCTGTCTATATCACTGAAGATATGGTTGGACACAAACTCGGAGAATTTGCACCAACTCGCACATTCTACGGACACAAAAAAGATGATAAGAAAGTAAGCAAGAGATAG
- the rplR gene encoding 50S ribosomal protein L18, with amino-acid sequence MINKTSSNVTRQKRHLRIRKHVVGTPLRPRLNIFRSNTAIYAQLIDDEAQHTLASANSKALKLGANLEAATAVGKAIAEEAKKLGVTKVVFDRGGYLYHGRVKALAEAARAAGLEF; translated from the coding sequence ATGATTAATAAAACATCATCAAATGTCACAAGACAAAAGAGACATCTACGTATCAGAAAACATGTTGTTGGTACACCACTTCGTCCTAGACTAAACATCTTCCGTTCTAATACCGCAATCTATGCACAACTTATCGACGATGAAGCACAACACACATTAGCAAGCGCAAATTCTAAAGCATTAAAATTAGGTGCTAACTTAGAAGCAGCTACTGCAGTAGGTAAAGCTATTGCTGAAGAAGCTAAAAAGTTAGGCGTAACTAAAGTTGTCTTTGACCGCGGTGGTTACTTATACCACGGCCGTGTTAAAGCATTAGCTGAAGCAGCAAGAGCTGCTGGCTTGGAATTTTAG
- the rplF gene encoding 50S ribosomal protein L6 codes for MSRIGNKVIQVPAGVTVEVAKNNFVTVKGPKGQLQQQFNEVLNIKLEGNEITISRPNNEMFTRKIHGTTRALLFNMVKGVSEGFKKQLEIRGVGYRAQLQGKLLVLQLGFSHNVELEIPAGLSVEVPKNTDIIVSGMDKAAVGQFAAEIREFRKPEPYKGKGIRYVDEYVARKAGKTAK; via the coding sequence ATGAGCCGTATAGGTAATAAAGTTATTCAAGTTCCTGCTGGTGTTACTGTAGAAGTTGCTAAAAACAATTTCGTTACTGTTAAAGGACCAAAAGGACAATTACAACAACAATTTAACGAAGTATTAAACATCAAATTAGAAGGTAATGAAATTACAATTTCAAGACCAAACAATGAAATGTTTACAAGAAAAATTCACGGAACAACAAGAGCTTTACTATTCAACATGGTCAAAGGTGTTTCTGAAGGATTCAAGAAACAATTAGAAATCCGTGGGGTTGGTTACAGAGCTCAACTTCAAGGTAAATTATTAGTATTACAATTAGGTTTCTCACACAATGTCGAACTTGAAATTCCTGCTGGTTTATCAGTAGAAGTTCCAAAGAACACAGACATTATCGTATCTGGTATGGACAAAGCAGCAGTTGGTCAATTCGCTGCTGAAATTAGAGAATTTAGAAAACCAGAACCTTACAAAGGCAAAGGTATCCGTTATGTTGACGAATATGTTGCTCGTAAGGCTGGTAAGACTGCGAAGTAA
- the map gene encoding type I methionyl aminopeptidase, translated as MITIKSAREIELMRTAGNILARTREHLVPHIKPGVTTHELDVLAENFIRSLGAIPSFKGYNGFPGSICASVNEVVIHGIPSKKKILKEGDIISLDLGVNYKGYHADSAWTFKVGHVDPKVERLLKVTEEALWNGIKVIKPGATVNDISKAVEDTIRPHGFGIVEDFTGHGIGMSLHEDPPIPNFGRELVKVTLKPGMTFCVEPMVNLGTKRIRILQDNWTTVTQDKSYSAHFEHTILVTEDGYEILTEIKE; from the coding sequence ATGATTACAATCAAAAGCGCAAGAGAAATCGAACTTATGCGTACTGCAGGTAACATCTTGGCAAGAACAAGAGAACATCTTGTTCCTCACATTAAGCCAGGTGTTACCACGCATGAGCTTGACGTACTCGCAGAAAATTTCATCAGAAGTTTAGGTGCAATACCATCTTTTAAAGGTTATAACGGATTCCCAGGTTCTATCTGTGCGTCTGTTAACGAAGTGGTTATTCACGGTATTCCTTCTAAGAAGAAAATTCTTAAAGAAGGTGATATCATATCACTAGACTTAGGCGTTAATTACAAAGGTTATCATGCCGATAGTGCTTGGACTTTTAAAGTGGGTCATGTAGATCCTAAAGTTGAAAGACTTTTAAAAGTTACTGAAGAAGCACTTTGGAATGGTATCAAAGTGATTAAACCTGGTGCCACCGTAAATGACATCTCTAAGGCTGTCGAAGACACAATCAGACCACATGGGTTTGGTATTGTCGAAGATTTCACTGGACATGGTATTGGTATGAGCCTACACGAAGACCCACCAATTCCTAACTTTGGTCGTGAATTGGTAAAAGTTACCTTAAAACCGGGCATGACATTCTGTGTCGAACCGATGGTCAACTTGGGCACCAAGCGCATTCGTATTCTACAAGATAACTGGACAACGGTGACTCAAGATAAGAGCTACAGTGCACATTTTGAACACACCATCTTAGTTACTGAGGATGGCTACGAAATCTTAACAGAAATAAAGGAGTAA
- the rpmJ gene encoding 50S ribosomal protein L36 yields the protein MKVRASVKKRSADDIIVRRKGRVYVINKKNKRHNQRQG from the coding sequence ATGAAAGTTAGAGCATCAGTAAAAAAACGCAGTGCAGATGACATCATCGTGCGCCGCAAAGGTCGCGTTTACGTGATCAACAAGAAAAATAAAAGACACAATCAAAGACAAGGTTAA
- the rplP gene encoding 50S ribosomal protein L16, whose translation MLMPKRTKYRRPHRVSYEGKAKGKNVITNGEFALVAKEGAWVTNRQIEAARIAMTREMKRLGKVWINIFPHLAKTKKPLEVRMGSGKGAPDSWVAVVKEGKIMFEIAGVSETIAREALRLASHKLPIKTKIVKRGEEA comes from the coding sequence ATGTTAATGCCAAAAAGAACGAAATATCGTCGTCCTCATCGCGTTTCCTATGAAGGAAAAGCAAAAGGTAAAAACGTTATTACAAACGGTGAATTTGCCTTAGTTGCAAAAGAGGGGGCGTGGGTAACAAACCGCCAAATCGAAGCTGCTCGTATCGCGATGACTCGTGAAATGAAACGTCTCGGTAAGGTTTGGATCAATATCTTCCCACACCTTGCTAAAACAAAGAAACCACTTGAAGTGCGTATGGGTTCCGGTAAAGGTGCTCCAGACTCATGGGTTGCAGTAGTAAAAGAAGGAAAAATTATGTTTGAAATCGCTGGTGTGAGTGAAACTATCGCAAGAGAAGCTTTACGTTTAGCTTCACACAAGTTACCGATTAAAACTAAGATTGTTAAGAGAGGTGAGGAAGCGTGA
- the rplV gene encoding 50S ribosomal protein L22, with protein sequence MEAKAIARTVRIAPRKARLVIDLIRGKNIKEARAILMFTPKAASPIITKVLNSAIANATHNLSMNEEKLFVKEVWVNESMTMKRMLPRAKGTGNLIKKRTSHITVVVAEKE encoded by the coding sequence ATGGAAGCTAAAGCTATTGCAAGAACTGTGAGAATCGCTCCTAGAAAAGCGAGACTCGTTATCGACTTAATTCGTGGTAAAAATATTAAAGAAGCACGCGCTATCTTAATGTTCACACCTAAAGCTGCATCTCCAATCATTACTAAAGTTTTAAACTCAGCGATTGCGAATGCAACTCACAATTTATCAATGAATGAAGAAAAATTATTCGTTAAAGAAGTTTGGGTTAACGAATCAATGACAATGAAGAGAATGTTACCTCGTGCTAAAGGCACTGGTAACTTAATTAAGAAAAGAACATCACACATCACTGTGGTTGTTGCAGAGAAGGAGTAA
- the rpmC gene encoding 50S ribosomal protein L29 → MKLADIRKAKTADLEKKIADLKAELFNLRFQHAVGQLENTAQLRTIKKTIAQMKTVISERGEE, encoded by the coding sequence GTGAAATTAGCTGACATCAGAAAAGCAAAAACTGCAGACTTAGAAAAGAAAATTGCTGACTTAAAAGCTGAACTTTTCAACTTACGTTTCCAACACGCTGTTGGACAATTAGAAAACACTGCACAATTAAGAACAATTAAAAAGACCATCGCTCAAATGAAGACTGTCATTTCTGAGCGCGGCGAAGAATAA
- the rpsH gene encoding 30S ribosomal protein S8, with product MVMTDPIADLLTRIRNANKARHPKVEIPASKLKAEILAVMKQEGFIKDFVVTNDKQPKLVVTLKYSATNERVIKGMKRISKPGLRVYATLDKLPKVLNGLGVALISTSKGILTDREARLQQVGGEVLAYVW from the coding sequence ATGGTTATGACTGATCCAATTGCGGACTTATTAACGCGTATCCGCAATGCTAATAAAGCGCGTCATCCTAAGGTTGAAATTCCTGCTTCAAAACTTAAAGCTGAAATCTTAGCTGTTATGAAGCAAGAAGGGTTCATCAAGGACTTTGTAGTAACTAATGATAAACAACCTAAACTTGTTGTTACATTAAAATACTCAGCAACTAATGAACGTGTAATCAAAGGTATGAAAAGGATATCGAAGCCAGGTCTTCGAGTTTATGCAACATTAGATAAATTACCTAAAGTATTAAATGGTTTAGGTGTTGCATTAATTTCAACTTCAAAAGGCATTTTAACAGATCGCGAAGCTCGTCTACAACAAGTTGGTGGCGAAGTCTTAGCATACGTATGGTAA
- a CDS encoding adenylate kinase → MKKRMIFVGPPGAGKGSQAKILSEALNIPHISTGDMFRMHLKNQTPLGLLAKSYTDQGLLVPDSVTNDMVKERLNQDDVKNGFILDGYPRNPNQAEYLDQLLGSLEWQIDVVLNVTSEDDIIIKRITGRRTCPVCGAIYHIDNHPPKVEGICDNDGSPLVQRKDDTEETVKRRLSVYNEETFPLIAYYQNKGLLIDVDGNRELSSITKDILEILGA, encoded by the coding sequence ATGAAAAAAAGAATGATTTTTGTGGGACCTCCTGGTGCAGGTAAGGGTTCACAAGCAAAAATTCTATCTGAAGCACTAAACATTCCCCATATTTCAACAGGTGACATGTTTAGAATGCACCTTAAGAATCAAACACCACTTGGTCTACTTGCGAAAAGCTATACAGACCAAGGGTTGTTAGTTCCAGATTCTGTGACTAATGACATGGTAAAAGAAAGATTAAATCAGGATGATGTCAAAAATGGATTTATCTTAGATGGTTATCCAAGAAATCCAAACCAAGCCGAATATTTAGATCAGTTGTTAGGGTCTTTAGAATGGCAAATCGATGTTGTGTTAAACGTAACATCTGAAGATGACATTATCATTAAACGTATTACGGGTAGAAGAACTTGTCCGGTATGTGGTGCAATTTATCACATTGATAACCATCCACCAAAGGTTGAAGGTATCTGTGATAATGATGGTAGTCCACTCGTTCAAAGAAAAGATGACACTGAAGAAACTGTAAAACGTCGCTTAAGTGTTTACAACGAGGAAACTTTCCCACTCATTGCTTACTACCAAAACAAAGGGCTTTTAATCGATGTCGATGGTAATCGCGAATTAAGTTCAATTACAAAAGACATTTTAGAAATTCTTGGAGCATAA
- the rplE gene encoding 50S ribosomal protein L5, protein MSAALKELYTSKIVPQLVEKFNYSSVMEAPKLEKIVINIGVGDAVANSKALDIAVEELTLLSGQKPVITKAKKSISNFKLREGQAIGAKVTLRGDRMYYFLEKLVSVSLPRVRDFRGVSADAFDGRGNYTLGVKEQIIFPEINIDKVTKVRGMDIIIVTTAQTDEEAKSLLEAFGFPFKK, encoded by the coding sequence ATGAGCGCAGCATTAAAAGAACTTTATACTTCTAAAATTGTTCCTCAATTAGTTGAAAAATTCAACTATTCATCAGTTATGGAAGCTCCTAAACTTGAAAAGATTGTTATCAACATTGGTGTTGGTGACGCTGTTGCTAACTCAAAGGCTTTAGACATCGCAGTTGAAGAATTAACTTTACTTTCTGGTCAAAAACCTGTAATTACAAAAGCTAAAAAATCTATTTCAAACTTCAAATTACGTGAAGGTCAAGCTATCGGTGCGAAAGTTACATTACGTGGCGATCGTATGTACTATTTCTTAGAGAAGTTAGTATCAGTTTCACTTCCACGTGTTCGTGACTTCCGTGGGGTATCTGCGGATGCGTTCGACGGCCGCGGTAATTATACTTTAGGCGTTAAAGAACAAATCATTTTCCCTGAAATCAATATCGATAAAGTCACTAAAGTACGCGGTATGGATATCATTATCGTGACTACGGCTCAAACCGACGAAGAAGCTAAAAGTTTACTTGAAGCATTCGGTTTCCCGTTTAAGAAATAA
- the rplN gene encoding 50S ribosomal protein L14, whose product MIQQETRLVVADNSGAREVLVIRVQGGTRRRYANIGDIVTVAVKKATPTGAVKKGDVVDAVIVRTKQGLRRADGSYIKFDENAVVIIKDDLNPKGTRIFGPVARELREKNFMKIVSLAPEVL is encoded by the coding sequence ATGATACAGCAAGAAACAAGATTAGTTGTTGCTGACAACTCAGGCGCTCGCGAAGTACTTGTTATCAGAGTACAAGGCGGTACTCGTCGTCGTTATGCAAACATCGGTGACATTGTCACTGTTGCAGTTAAAAAAGCAACACCAACTGGCGCAGTTAAAAAAGGTGATGTTGTTGACGCAGTAATTGTCAGAACAAAACAAGGTTTAAGAAGAGCTGATGGTTCATACATTAAATTTGATGAAAATGCAGTTGTTATTATTAAAGACGATTTAAATCCAAAAGGTACACGTATCTTTGGACCGGTAGCAAGAGAACTCAGAGAAAAGAACTTCATGAAAATCGTATCTCTTGCACCTGAAGTATTGTAA
- the rplX gene encoding 50S ribosomal protein L24, whose translation MNIKTGDTVVVIAGGDQFTTDKKGIKTRKTGRVLKVNRKDNTVIVEGVNIVKKHERPKTQNDKGGIVEKPAPIHVSNVAILDPKDNVPTRVGYRFENGVKVRFAKKSGSALDKPAKKAAAPKAEAAPKAKKSKKEGANE comes from the coding sequence ATGAATATTAAAACTGGTGATACAGTTGTAGTGATTGCTGGTGGCGATCAATTTACAACAGACAAAAAAGGTATTAAAACAAGAAAAACAGGACGTGTCTTAAAAGTTAACCGCAAAGATAACACAGTTATCGTTGAAGGTGTTAACATCGTTAAGAAACATGAACGTCCAAAGACACAAAATGATAAAGGTGGTATCGTTGAGAAACCAGCTCCAATCCATGTGTCAAACGTAGCGATCTTAGATCCAAAAGATAATGTTCCAACTCGTGTTGGTTACAGATTCGAAAACGGTGTTAAAGTTCGCTTCGCTAAAAAGAGTGGTTCTGCATTAGATAAACCAGCTAAGAAAGCTGCTGCACCTAAAGCTGAAGCTGCTCCAAAAGCAAAGAAATCTAAAAAAGAAGGAGCTAACGAATAA
- the rpsE gene encoding 30S ribosomal protein S5, with amino-acid sequence MAEKTFEKQEEQVVFEEKVVALNRVTKVVKGGRRFRFAALVVVGNKQGMVGFGTGKASEVPDAIKKAVEAAKKNLITVPMMKHTIPHEITGEFGASKIILKPASEGTGVIAGGAARIVFDLAGVNDILSKSLGSKTAINVVRATFNGLENLRTPESVAKLRGVAVENLV; translated from the coding sequence ATGGCAGAGAAAACATTTGAAAAACAAGAAGAACAAGTAGTTTTTGAAGAAAAAGTCGTAGCCTTAAACCGTGTTACTAAGGTTGTAAAAGGTGGACGCCGTTTCCGTTTCGCAGCACTCGTTGTCGTCGGTAACAAACAAGGTATGGTAGGTTTTGGAACTGGTAAAGCTTCAGAAGTGCCAGATGCAATCAAAAAAGCAGTTGAAGCTGCTAAGAAAAACCTCATCACAGTACCAATGATGAAACACACAATCCCTCACGAAATTACTGGTGAATTCGGAGCATCTAAGATTATTCTTAAACCTGCTTCAGAAGGTACCGGGGTTATCGCTGGTGGTGCCGCTCGTATCGTATTCGATCTAGCTGGTGTGAATGATATCTTATCAAAATCATTAGGTTCAAAAACAGCAATTAATGTTGTGCGTGCAACATTCAATGGATTAGAAAACTTAAGAACACCTGAATCAGTTGCAAAACTTCGTGGTGTTGCAGTTGAAAACTTAGTGTAA
- the rpsN gene encoding 30S ribosomal protein S14 — protein MAKKSKIAKDKKQRALVELYAERRAALKAAGDYKGLAKLPKDASPVRLKNRDSLDGRPRSYMRKFGISRITFRELAHKGELPGVKKASW, from the coding sequence ATGGCGAAAAAATCAAAAATTGCTAAAGACAAAAAACAAAGAGCACTTGTTGAACTTTATGCTGAACGCAGAGCAGCATTAAAAGCAGCTGGTGACTATAAAGGGTTAGCCAAATTACCAAAAGATGCTTCTCCTGTCCGTTTAAAGAACAGAGACTCACTTGATGGTAGACCAAGATCATACATGAGAAAATTTGGTATCTCACGTATTACATTTAGAGAACTAGCGCACAAAGGTGAATTACCTGGTGTTAAAAAGGCTAGTTGGTAA
- the rplO gene encoding 50S ribosomal protein L15 gives MLSNLKPVAGARHSKKRLGRGPGSGTGKTAGKGHKGQLARAGGGVRPGFEGGQIPFFQRIPKRGFNNHTRKEYAIVNTGDLNLFEDGTVITPEVLLKTRIISKELSGVKVLANGVLEKKLTVKANKFSESAKQAIENAGGTVEVI, from the coding sequence ATGTTAAGTAATTTAAAACCTGTTGCAGGTGCAAGACATTCAAAGAAAAGACTTGGTCGCGGTCCTGGTAGCGGTACTGGTAAAACTGCCGGTAAAGGTCACAAAGGTCAATTAGCGAGAGCTGGTGGCGGTGTGCGCCCAGGATTTGAAGGGGGACAAATTCCTTTCTTCCAACGTATTCCTAAACGTGGTTTCAATAATCACACTAGAAAAGAATACGCAATCGTAAACACTGGTGATTTAAATCTTTTCGAAGATGGCACAGTGATCACTCCAGAAGTCTTATTAAAGACTAGAATTATCTCAAAAGAACTATCAGGTGTTAAAGTGTTAGCTAATGGCGTACTTGAAAAGAAATTAACTGTGAAAGCAAATAAGTTCTCTGAAAGTGCAAAACAAGCTATCGAAAATGCTGGTGGGACAGTTGAGGTGATTTAA
- the rpsM gene encoding 30S ribosomal protein S13, with translation MARIAGVDIPTQKRVIISLQYIYGIGAKQAKDILASANVSEDIRVKDLTEEQLAAIRSEVAKRTTEGDLRRERTLDIKRLMEIGSYRGIRHRKGLPVRGQNTRNNARTRKGKAKPIAGKKQVGK, from the coding sequence ATGGCAAGAATTGCAGGGGTTGACATCCCAACCCAAAAACGAGTAATAATCTCGTTACAATATATCTATGGCATCGGTGCTAAACAAGCTAAAGACATTTTAGCTAGCGCTAATGTAAGTGAAGATATCCGCGTTAAAGACTTAACTGAAGAACAATTAGCAGCTATCCGTAGCGAAGTTGCTAAACGTACAACTGAAGGTGATTTACGTCGTGAACGCACACTTGATATCAAGAGACTAATGGAAATTGGTTCATACCGTGGTATCCGCCACCGTAAAGGTTTACCAGTACGCGGCCAAAATACAAGAAATAACGCACGTACAAGAAAAGGTAAAGCTAAACCAATTGCAGGAAAGAAACAGGTAGGTAAGTAA